A genomic segment from Eriocheir sinensis breed Jianghai 21 chromosome 46, ASM2467909v1, whole genome shotgun sequence encodes:
- the LOC126981064 gene encoding tRNA-dihydrouridine(20a/20b) synthase [NAD(P)+]-like: MGECPAMEEETHPPLSPMELFRTREMVTVCAPMVRYSKLAFRNLVRRYGCDLCYTPMITSDTFVQAVQARHSDFTTNKADRPLIVQFAAKEGDDWARAAELVAAYSDGVDLNCGCPQRWAMTAGYGCALMRHPERAAGLVTQTRNALADANFTVSVKMRVFEDTKRTVDFARQMEAAGVSFLAIHGRTQEQRSEPVSTQAIADVCASVRIPVVANGGVRTLEEAWKLKEATGARGVMTARGILENPAMYAGYAHTPVECVREWVHTAIQTGTPFTCLHHHLIYMLEHTLTRAQRRCFNSLTSTTAVLTYLTQNLLIEL; encoded by the exons ATGGGAGAGTGTCCAGCCATGGAGGAGGAGACGCACCCGCCCCTCAGCCCCATGGAGCTTTTCCGCACACGGGAGATGGTGACCGTGTGCGCGCCCATGGTCCGCTACTCCAA GCTTGCATTCCGTAATCTTGTGCGGCGGTATGGGTGTGACCTGTGCTACACGCCCATGATAACCAGTGACACCTTTGTGCAGGCCGTACAGGCACGCCACAGTGACTTCACCAcaaataaag CGGACCGGCCCCTCATAGTCCAGTTTGcagcgaaggaaggagacgacTGGGCACGGGCGGCTGAACTGGTGGCTGc GTACAGTGACGGGGTGGACTTGAATTGTGGGTGTCCGCAGAGATGGGCAATGACTGCTGGCTATGGCTGTGCTCTGATGCGGCACCCTGAGAGGGCGGCGGGGCTGGTGACACAAACCCGCAACGCTCTTGCTGATGCCAACTTCACTGTGTCTGTCAAGATGAGGGTCTTCGAAGATACCAA ACGCACAGTGGACTTTGCCCGTCAGATGGAGGCGGCCGGAGTGTCCTTCCTTGCCATACATGGGCGCACACAGGAGCAGAGGAGTGAGCCTGTGAGTACCCAGGCCATTGCTGACGTGTGCGCATCTGTGCGTATCCCTGTGGTGGCCAACGGGGGGGTTCGCACACTGGAGGAGGCATGGAAGCTGAAAGAGGCAACTGGggcaagag GTGTTATGACAGCCAGAGGAATACTGGAGAACCCTGCCATGTATGCAGGCTATGCGCACACACCGGTGGAGTGTGTGCGTGAGTGGGTGCACACAGCGATCCAGACTGGCACACCTTTCACCTGCCTGCACCACCACCTCATCTACATGCTGGAGCACACCTTGACGAGAGCCCAGCGCAGGTGTTTCAACAGCCTGACCAGCACCACAGCTGTGCTCACCTACCTGACCCAAAACCTTCTCATTGAATTGTGA
- the LOC126981066 gene encoding glutathione S-transferase 1-like has protein sequence MPIDLYYMMLSPPCRAVMLTAKAVGVELNLKETNLFKKEHMKPEFLALNPQHCIPTMVDGDFVIWESKAACSYLASKYGKDDSLFPNDPRARAVVERLNYFDMGTLFHRFGQYVFPALFRGEELDPTKIEPIQEALGWLDGFLAGHKYAAGDNITIADHTLLTTVITIRKANIDLSKHTNILAWLERCKTDVPGYDMNEQGAEEWAKFFKSQTGQS, from the exons ATGCCCATCGACCTCTACTACATGATGCTGTCCCCGCCGTGCCGCGCCGTCATGCTCACGGCCAAGGCGGTGGGCGTCGAGCTCAACCTCAAGGAGACCAACCTCTTCAAGAAGGAGCACATGAAGCCGGAGTTCCTGGCGCTCAACCCCCAGCACTGTATCCCCACGATGGTCGACGGGGACTTCGTGATCTGGGAGAG CAAGGCAGCCTGCTCCTACCTGGCATCCAAGTATGGCAAGGATGACTCACTTTTCCCCAACGACCCTCGCGCCAGGGCTGTGGTGGAGCGACTCAACTACTTTGACATGGGCACCCTCTTCCACCGCTTTGGGCAGTATGTG TTCCCAGCATTGTTCCGTGGAGAGGAGTTGGACCCAACAAAGATTGAGCCCATACAGGAGGCTCTGGGCTGGCTGGATGGCTTCCTGGCAGGACACAAATATGCTGCTGGAGACAATATTACCATTGCAGATCACACCCTCcttaccactgtcatcaccataaGGAAGGCCAACATTGACTTAAGCAAGCACACCAACATTCTTGCCTGGCTGGAACGCTGCAAGACTGATGTGCCCGGCTATGACATGAATGAGCAGGGCGCTGAGGAGTGGGCGAAGTTTTTCAAGTCTCAGACTGGAcagagttag
- the LOC126981065 gene encoding PIN2/TERF1-interacting telomerase inhibitor 1-like has product MSMAEPRRRKKMTLNPRGTLWANDDNKFGQKLMEKMGWSKGSGLGREQQGIKEHLTVKFKDDNKGIGFAGSDDEWIKHYEGFESVLANLNSQENITVNASGDGQPNDNKVTKTSLESSSKASKARVHYHKFTRGKDLSQCSEDDLGCILGSKRAKQLAETKTAEVDLPEPEDEVGTVEHSMGVTTIKGCSIQEYFAQKMESLRNGVKNQPQPQEGGNEYVSEETVERPGFGAGCDGREDLSNFAAAEEEVGEKKKKKKKKKKQQVKSEDMNAAETGEKSDNCIEAVTENVPKKKKKKRRQEGIISSAVDVNVCSSNEENIHYKPVDSEKTEKRKKKKKCTDSATEENSISDSALDSNRKSKKKKRKYIDVNEEICSQNGEVQEHHEIEKKKKKKKDNS; this is encoded by the exons atgtCCATGGCAGagcccaggaggaggaagaagatgacgcTTAATCCTCGAGGAACCCTTTGGGCCAATG ATGACAACAAGTTTGGACAGAAGTTGATGGAGAAGATGGGGTGGTCAAAGGGAAGTGGCCTGGGCCGAGAGCAGCAAGGCATCAAGGAACACTTAACTGTCAAGTTCAAGGATGACAATAAAG GTATTGGCTTTGCGGGAAGTGATGATGAGTGGATCAAGCATTATGAAGGATTTGAGAGTGTCCTGGCCAACCTCAACAGCCAAGAAAACATCACTGTCAATGCCAGTGGTGATGGGCAACCAAATGACAACAAAGTCACCAAAACCTCCCTGGAAAGCTCCTCCAAAGCCTCAAAAGCAAGAGTCCA TTATCACAAGTTCACAAGAGGCAAAGATTTGAGCCAGTGCAGTGAAGATGACCTGGGCTGCATCCTGGGGTCGAAACGAGCCAAGCAGCTGGCCGAGACTAAGACTGCTGAAGTGGATTTGCCAGAGCCTGAAGATGAAGTGGGCACCGTAGAACACTCCATGGGCGTTACCACCATCAAGGGTTGCTCCATACAG GAATACTTCGCGCAGAAAATGGAATCCCTGAGGAATGGTGTAAAAAATCAACCCCAGCctcaggaaggagggaatgagtatGTGTCTGAAGAGACTGTAGAGAGGCCTGGCTTTGGGGCCGGCTGTGATGGTAGAGAAGACCTTTCCAACTTCGCAGCTGCTGAGGAAGAagtgggagaaaagaagaagaagaagaagaaaaagaagaagcagcaaGTTAAATCTGAGGATATGAATGCTGCTGAGACTGGAGAAAAGTCTGATAATTGCATTGAAGCAGTGACTGAAAATGttcctaaaaagaagaaaaagaaaagaagacaagaaggcatTATTTCTAGTGCTGTTGATGTCAATGTATGTTCCAGCAATGAAGAAAATATTCATTACAAACCAGTAGATAgtgaaaaaacagagaaaaggaagaagaaaaaaaagtgcacTGACTCTGCCACTGAAGAAAACAGCATAAGTGACTCTGCTCTTGATTCAaataggaaaagtaagaaaaagaaaaggaaatatatagatGTGAATGAAGAAATTTGTTCCCAAAATGGTGAAGTTCAGGAGCACcatgagatagaaaagaaaaagaagaaaaagaaagacaattcATGA